The following proteins come from a genomic window of Lycium ferocissimum isolate CSIRO_LF1 chromosome 4, AGI_CSIRO_Lferr_CH_V1, whole genome shotgun sequence:
- the LOC132053777 gene encoding uncharacterized protein LOC132053777 gives MGGTDVPMGPVMKRTKISITREKRIRNDDPDGPITFDDEDMEGIAQPHNDALVISILVNNFRIKRVLIDPGSSANIIRWRVIEQLGLLDQIVPAIRVLNGFNMACETTKCEITLPISMAGITQQTKFYVTEGDMGYNALLRRPWIHLVRAVPSTMHQMLKFLTSEGIKTIRGEQQAAKEMFAVKESAKTIKAPDRGEGKNVK, from the coding sequence ATGGGAGGAACCGACGTTCCCATGGGACCGGTTATGAAGCGCACGAAGATCTCCATAACGAGGGAAAAGCGTATCCGAAACGATGATCCCGATGGCCCCATCACGTTCGATGACGAGGACATGGAAGGCATTGCCCAACCACATAATGACGCACTGGTAATCTCTATCCTTGTCAATAATTTTAGAATTAAACGTGtgctgattgatccaggtagctcggctAATATCATCCGATGGAGAGTCATCGAACAGCTGGGACTACTAGATCAGATCGTGCCGGCCATACGAGTCCTCAATGGATTCAACATGGCATGCGAAACGACTAAATGCGAGATCACTCTACCGATCAGCATGGCAGGAATCACGCAGCAGACGAAATTTTATGTGACAGAAGGTGATATGGGATATAATGCACTGCTGCGCAGACCATGGATTCATCTCGTAAGAGCGGTTCCCTCGACTATGCATCAGATGTTGAAATTCCTGACCTCAGAAGGTATCAAAACCATCCGTGGTGAACAGCAGGCTGCAAAAGAAATGTTCGCGGTTAAAGAATCCGCTAAGACCATAAAAGCTCCAGATCGGGGTGAAGGGAAGAATGTCAAATAG
- the LOC132054401 gene encoding transcription factor MYB14-like, whose product MNYVKKGAWSPEEDQKLISYIQKYRIWNWSQMPKFAGLSRTGKSCRLRWLNYLRPDLKRGPFTLEETQTVIRMYHSLGNRWSAIAKELPGRTDNEIKNFYHTHLKKQLGTKVNHDQVKPKAIRSKKAQKAKQMKTPLLAACPMQGSASISREFFDFTKSSSSDITFDENYQISDFLEMLDQDNDVTSVVNQVENIVILESNPDTSSNLDFYIKDSMDVSVHSSNVNFWLELYMAADNVKI is encoded by the exons ATGAACTATGTCAAGAAGGGGGCATGGTCTCCTGAGGAAGACCAAAAATTGATCTCTTATATCCAGAAATATCGGATTTGGAACTGGAGCCAAATGCCCAAATTTGCAG GGCTATCAAGAACTGGAAAGAGCTGCAGATTGAGGTGGCTCAACTACCTGAGGCCTGATCTAAAGAGAGGACCTTTTACCTTGGAAGAAACTCAAACTGTGATCAGAATGTATCATTCACTTGGTAACAG GTGGTCAGCTATAGCTAAAGAACTGCCCGGAAGAACTGATAACGAAATCAAGAATTTCTACCACACACATTTAAAGAAGCAGCTGGGGACAAAGGTTAATCATGATCAAGTGAAACCTAAGGCAATAAGATCCAAAAAAGCCCAGAAAGCTAAACAAATGAAGACGCCTTTATTAGCTGCTTGTCCAATGCAAGGTTCTGCCAGTATTTCTCGTGAATTTTTTGATTTCACCAAGTCCTCCTCTAGTGATATCACATTTGATGAAAACTACCAAATATCGGATTTCTTAGAAATGTTGGATCAAGACAACGATGTTACTTCAGTTGTCAATCAAGTTGAAAACATAGTTATATTGGAAAGCAATCCAGACACATCCTCGAATCTTGATTTTTACATAAAAGATTCCATGGATGTGAGTGTTCATTCGTCTAACGTGAATTTCTGGTTGGAGCTATATATGGCAGCAGACAATGTGAAGATCTAG